A genome region from Ananas comosus cultivar F153 unplaced genomic scaffold, ASM154086v1, whole genome shotgun sequence includes the following:
- the LOC109705283 gene encoding uncharacterized protein LOC109705283, whose amino-acid sequence MCPSTTTNGDYYRLNIRGFFLRLSYADARRPLPETLTLLYSPSIDGRPAPKPALATLRRVRSAGPGAVFASAERLSTGDGARFEAYAGKVKVADGVFRRDGGERWRLEWRSPAAAEVWAVEESGAAKRERRRRRGLGLGLGLGFRSKLEEIPEEESDGCDCCGGGGEEKEGGDWEVVVGSGSDGGDEAAVVETVRWAVDVGIWVACLGIGLLVSRAPLWRWKKLILAAKPKF is encoded by the coding sequence ATGTGCCCGTCGACGACAACGAACGGCGATTACTATCGCCTCAACATTCGCGGGTTCTTCCTCCGCCTCTCCTACGCCGACGCTCGGAGGCCGCTCCCCGAGACCCTAACCCTACTCTACTCGCCGAGCATCGACGGGCGCCCGGCGCCGAAGCCGGCGCTCGCGACGCTCCGCCGGGTGCGCTCGGCGGGGCCGGGCGCGGTGTTCGCGAGCGCCGAGCGGCTCTCGACGGGGGACGGGGCGCGGTTCGAGGCCTACGCGGGGAAGGTCAAGGTGGCGGATGGGGTCTTCCGGCGAGACGGCGGCGAGCGGTGGAGGCTGGAGTGGCGctccccggcggcggcggaggtgtgGGCTGTGgaggagagcggcgcggcgaagagggagaggaggcggaggcggggtctagggttagggttagggttagggtttcgttcGAAGTTGGAGGAGATACCGGAGGAGGAATCGGACGGCTGCGATtgctgcggcggcgggggagaggagaaGGAGGGAGGTGATtgggaggtggtggtgggaTCGGGATCGGACGGTGGGGATGAGGCGGCGGTGGTGGAGACGGTGAGGTGGGCGGTGGATGTGGGGATCTGGGTGGCCTGCTTGGGGATCGGGTTGTTGGTCTCGCGAGCTCCGTTGTGGAGGTGGAAAAAGCTGATCTTAGCCGCGAAGCCCAAgttttga